One Octopus sinensis linkage group LG20, ASM634580v1, whole genome shotgun sequence DNA window includes the following coding sequences:
- the LOC115222476 gene encoding AP-2 complex subunit mu yields MIGGLFIYNHKGEVLISRVYRDDIGRNAVDAFRVNVIHARQQVRSPVTNIARTSFFHVRRSNIWLAAVSKQNVNAAMVFEFLLKMCDVMQSYFGKISEDNIKNNFVLIYEILDEILDFGYPQNTDTGILKTFITQQGVKSQSKEETSQITSQVTGQIGWRREGIKYRRNELFLDVLESVNLLMSPQGQVLSAHVAGKVVMKSYLSGMPECKFGINDKLLVDIKGKGSLEDGGRAGGTTSSGKNSIAIDDCQFHQCVKLSKFETEHSISFIPPDGEFELMRYRTTKDINLPFRVIPLVRETGRHKMEVKVVVKSNFKPSLLAQKVEVRIPTPLNTSGVQVICMKGKAKYKASENAIVWKIKRMGGMKECQLSAEIELLNTNDKKKWTRPPISMNFEVPFAPSGFKVRYLKVFESKLNYNDHDVIKWVRYIGRSGLYETRC; encoded by the exons ATGATTGgtggtttgtttatatataaccataaaGGTGAGGTGCTAATCTCGCGAGTCTACAGAGATGATATTGG tcGTAATGCCGTTGATGCATTTCGTGTCAACGTGATTCATGCACGTCAACAAGTGCGATCCCCAGTTACCAATATCGCACGGACAAGCTTCTTCCATGTTCGTCGCTCTAACATCTGGCTGGCTGCTGTCAGCAAACAGAATGTAAATGCGGCCATGGTGTTTGAGTTTCTGCTAAAAATGTGCGACGTCATGCAGTCGTACTTCGGCAAGATCTCGGAGGACAACATTAAGAACAATTTTGTGTTGATCTACGAGATTTTGGATG aaaTCTTGGACTTTGGGTATCCGCAGAACACAGACACTGGAATTTTAAAGACATTCATTACTCAGCAGGGTGTCAAATCTCAG AGCAAAGAAGAGACAAGCCAAATAACATCACAAGTGACGGGTCAAATTGGTTGGCGCCGTGAAGGAATAAAATACAGGCGAAACGAACTCTTCCTTGATGTTCTTGAGTCTGTCAACCTGCTGATGTCACCTCAAG GCCAAGTGCTCAGTGCCCATGTCGCAGGTAAAGTTGTAATGAAGAGTTACCTCAGCGGCATGCCGGAATGCAAATTCGGGATAAATGACAAGCTACTGGTGGATATTAAAGGGAAAGGAAGCCTCGAAGATGGAGGTCGAGCTGGCGG CACTACCTCGTCTGGCAAAAACTCTATTGCCATTGACGATTGTCAGTTCCATCAGTGTGTGAAGCTCAGCAAATTTGAGACAGAACACAGCATAAGTTTCATTCCACCAGATGGCGAGTTTGAACTAATGAG GTATCGGACTACAAAGGATATAAATCTTCCTTTCCGGGTAATTCCTCTAGTCAGAGAAACTGGACGACACAAGATGGAGGTGAAGGTTGTGGTCAAGTCCAATTTCAAACCAtctttattggctcaaaaagttGAA GTTCGTATCCCAACGCCACTGAACACAAGCGGTGTCCAAGTCATATGTATGAAGGGCAAGGCCAAATATAAAGCCAGTGAGAATGCTATTGTTTGGAA AATTAAGCGGATGGGCGGAATGAAAGAGTGCCAACTGAGTGCAGAGATTGAGTTGTTGAATACTAATGATAAGAAAAAATGGACACGTCCACCAATATCAATGAACTTTGAG gTGCCATTTGCACCTTCCGGATTCAAAGTTCGCTACTTGAAAGTATTCGAGTCAAAACTCAACTACAATGACCACGATGTCATTAAGTGGGTTCGTTACATTGGACGCAGTGGGTTGTACGAGACCCGGTGTTAA